A single window of Chitinophaga sp. XS-30 DNA harbors:
- a CDS encoding VWA domain-containing protein, whose amino-acid sequence MNAELWKNIEFAHPAFFWLLLLIPVMIWWTVRAGRKWQGSFQVSSLQGLKGLPVSWKVRFRPLLPALRIIAFAALVTALARPQTSNTSESIDSEGIDIVLSIDISGSMLAEDLRPNRMEAAKKTAMTFVDSRISDRIGLVVFSGESFTQCPITMDHAVLKQQIIQIRSGMLQDGTAIGMGLATAVDRLHSSKVKSKVIILLTDGVNNTGLVDPLTALEIAKAYKIKVYTIGVGTTGKAPSPATMPDGSVQMQMTDVQIDEPLMRKIATETGGRYFRATDNASLQNIYQEIDKLERTKVEITSYKRFQEHFFPLAMIALACLLLEVLLRYTLFKRLP is encoded by the coding sequence ATGAACGCGGAACTTTGGAAAAATATTGAATTTGCTCACCCGGCCTTTTTCTGGCTGCTGCTGCTCATCCCTGTGATGATCTGGTGGACGGTCAGAGCCGGCCGCAAATGGCAGGGCTCCTTCCAGGTATCGTCCCTGCAGGGCCTGAAAGGATTACCGGTATCCTGGAAAGTGCGCTTCCGCCCCTTGCTGCCGGCGCTGCGCATTATCGCTTTTGCCGCGCTGGTGACCGCGCTGGCCCGCCCGCAAACATCCAATACTTCAGAAAGCATCGACAGTGAAGGGATCGATATCGTACTGAGCATTGACATATCCGGCAGTATGCTGGCGGAAGACCTCCGCCCCAACCGCATGGAGGCCGCCAAGAAAACGGCCATGACATTTGTGGACAGCCGCATCAGCGACCGTATCGGCCTGGTTGTTTTCTCCGGCGAAAGCTTTACCCAATGCCCGATCACGATGGACCATGCGGTGCTGAAACAACAGATCATCCAGATCCGCAGCGGCATGCTGCAGGACGGCACCGCCATCGGAATGGGACTGGCTACGGCAGTGGACCGCCTGCACAGCAGCAAGGTAAAAAGCAAGGTCATCATCCTGCTGACAGACGGCGTGAACAACACCGGGCTCGTAGACCCACTCACGGCACTGGAAATAGCAAAGGCCTACAAGATCAAGGTATATACCATTGGCGTTGGCACCACGGGCAAAGCCCCCTCCCCCGCCACAATGCCTGATGGCAGCGTTCAAATGCAGATGACCGATGTACAGATCGATGAACCGCTGATGAGGAAGATCGCTACAGAAACCGGCGGCCGTTACTTCCGCGCCACAGATAATGCATCCCTGCAAAATATCTACCAGGAGATCGACAAACTGGAACGTACAAAGGTGGAGATCACCTCGTACAAACGGTTCCAGGAGCATTTCTTCCCGCTGGCGATGATCGCGCTGGCCTGTCTGCTGCTGGAAGTCCTCCTGCGGTACACCCTGTTCAAAAGGCTCCCCTGA
- a CDS encoding gamma carbonic anhydrase family protein, which translates to MGEHCFIAPNATIVGDVIMGKDCSIWFNAVVRGDVNSIRMGDKVNVQDGAVIHATYQKTKTVIGNNVSIGHNAIVHGCIVEDNVLIGMGAIVMDNAHIGSNTIIAAGAVVLEGTIVEAGTIYAGVPAKKVKNVSQELIHGEIDRIANNYIMYADWFRDQV; encoded by the coding sequence ATGGGCGAACATTGTTTTATTGCGCCCAATGCCACGATCGTAGGCGATGTGATCATGGGAAAAGATTGCAGCATATGGTTCAATGCCGTTGTACGCGGGGATGTGAACAGCATCCGGATGGGCGACAAAGTGAATGTGCAGGATGGCGCCGTGATACATGCTACTTATCAGAAAACCAAAACGGTCATCGGCAATAATGTTTCCATCGGGCACAACGCGATCGTGCATGGCTGCATCGTGGAAGATAATGTGCTGATCGGTATGGGGGCTATCGTTATGGACAATGCCCACATCGGCAGTAATACCATCATTGCCGCCGGAGCTGTGGTGCTGGAAGGCACAATTGTGGAAGCCGGCACCATTTACGCCGGCGTACCTGCCAAAAAGGTGAAGAACGTCAGCCAGGAACTGATCCACGGTGAGATCGATCGTATCGCCAATAACTACATCATGTATGCGGACTGGTTCAGGGATCAGGTGTGA
- a CDS encoding OmpA family protein: MMKRRMNAMVAIALAGTLMFGSCSTWQGMDNTKKGAVIGTGGGAAAGAAIGKAAGNTALGAIIGAAVGGTAGVLIGKKMDKQAEEIKNEVPNATVERVGEGINVTFNSGVLFGFDKSDLTATAQSNIRELAAVLNKYPDTHVRVEGHTDDTGADAYNYSLSERRAKSVANYLTAQGVASGRVQTFWYGETQPKVANDSEANRAQNRRVEFSIYANEKMKAEAKNEAGNQ, translated from the coding sequence ATGATGAAAAGACGAATGAATGCAATGGTGGCGATAGCGTTGGCCGGAACCCTGATGTTCGGCAGTTGCAGCACCTGGCAGGGAATGGATAATACGAAGAAAGGTGCTGTGATCGGTACCGGCGGTGGCGCAGCTGCCGGCGCGGCCATTGGTAAAGCTGCCGGTAACACGGCTCTTGGGGCCATCATCGGTGCGGCAGTGGGCGGTACCGCAGGGGTGCTGATCGGCAAAAAGATGGATAAGCAGGCGGAAGAGATCAAGAACGAAGTACCCAACGCTACGGTTGAACGTGTAGGAGAGGGTATCAACGTGACCTTTAATTCCGGCGTACTGTTCGGGTTCGACAAATCCGACCTCACCGCTACCGCGCAAAGCAACATCCGTGAGTTGGCAGCTGTGCTGAACAAATACCCGGATACGCATGTTCGTGTAGAAGGCCATACGGACGATACCGGCGCCGATGCTTACAATTACAGCCTGTCCGAACGCCGCGCCAAGTCGGTAGCGAACTACCTGACTGCCCAGGGCGTTGCCTCCGGCCGCGTGCAAACATTCTGGTATGGCGAAACACAACCGAAAGTAGCGAATGACAGTGAAGCCAACCGTGCCCAGAACCGCCGTGTGGAGTTCTCCATCTATGCCAACGAAAAAATGAAGGCAGAGGCGAAGAATGAAGCGGGCAACCAATAG
- a CDS encoding aspartate aminotransferase family protein, protein MNNRQLFLQHVAQTSDAPLALEIVKAEGMYMWDAAGKRYLDLIAGISVCNVGHCHPAVVEAIREQAGTYMHLLVYGEFVQSPQVAYAKYLTDHLPAGLNSVYFTNSGSEAVEGAMKLAKRHTGRTEIIAFRNSYHGSTQGSLSIMGDEHWRNAYRPLLPDVQHLTHNSMEAITAITGRTACVIAETIQAEAGVLAPQREWLGALRQKCSETGTLLILDEIQCGLGRNGSLWAFEQYDMVPDILLLGKALGGGMPMGAFIANRDVMWSLTHQPVLGHITTFGGHPVACAAGLAGMKALLSEDLIPGVAAKEQLFLQLLQHPKIKAVRSKGLMLAVELGRLSLE, encoded by the coding sequence ATGAATAACAGGCAGCTTTTTTTACAGCATGTGGCGCAGACGTCCGATGCCCCGCTCGCATTGGAGATCGTGAAAGCGGAAGGAATGTATATGTGGGACGCGGCGGGTAAACGATATCTGGATCTGATAGCGGGCATCAGCGTTTGTAATGTGGGGCATTGCCATCCGGCCGTGGTGGAAGCGATCCGGGAGCAGGCAGGCACTTACATGCATCTGCTGGTGTATGGCGAGTTTGTGCAATCACCGCAGGTGGCTTATGCGAAATACCTGACGGATCATTTGCCTGCGGGCCTCAACAGCGTGTATTTCACCAATTCCGGCAGTGAAGCGGTGGAAGGCGCTATGAAGCTGGCCAAACGCCACACGGGCCGCACGGAGATCATTGCTTTCCGCAACAGCTACCACGGTTCTACACAAGGCTCGCTCAGCATTATGGGAGACGAGCACTGGCGCAATGCCTACCGTCCCCTGCTGCCGGATGTACAGCACCTCACCCACAACTCCATGGAGGCGATAACCGCGATAACCGGGCGTACCGCCTGCGTGATCGCAGAAACCATACAGGCAGAAGCCGGTGTATTGGCGCCTCAGCGGGAATGGCTCGGCGCCCTGCGGCAGAAATGCTCGGAAACCGGCACCCTCCTTATCCTGGACGAGATACAGTGCGGCCTGGGCAGAAACGGCAGCCTCTGGGCGTTTGAACAATATGATATGGTGCCGGACATCCTTCTCCTGGGCAAGGCACTCGGCGGCGGCATGCCGATGGGCGCTTTCATTGCCAACCGGGATGTGATGTGGAGCCTGACCCATCAACCGGTTTTGGGACATATCACCACTTTCGGCGGACATCCCGTAGCCTGCGCAGCCGGACTGGCAGGTATGAAAGCGCTTCTCAGCGAAGATCTGATCCCCGGGGTTGCGGCCAAAGAGCAGCTTTTCCTGCAACTGCTGCAGCATCCGAAGATCAAGGCAGTGCGCTCCAAAGGGTTGATGCTTGCGGTGGAACTTGGAAGACTTTCCCTCGAATAA
- a CDS encoding amidohydrolase family protein: protein MEMIKLAADDIFDGRRFLGPDRVLILDGLGTVSAVVPRSWAGDDIRQLEGWLCPGFINTHCHLELSHMKGVIPEHTGLPVFLTTVMEQRLPPGPDVLQQAITDAGNAMQAEGIVAVGDICNTAATLPYKLGSPIRWHNFIECMGFVDATAPQRLEHSATVYAQFRSQNLPASLVPHAPYSVSPTLFRMIAAKENNTPLTIHNQECAAEDELYRRKAGPFLEFYRHFGIHPDGFEATGKSSLQSFFPYFKDSGNLLLVHNTYTSAEDIRFAARPGVYWCLCPNANSYIENRLPDIPALLENGATLTLGTDSLASNHQLSIWEEIQALRRHYPAIPLSDIMQWATINGAEALGFADTLGSFEKGKRPGIVQVHGNKAKAYTIYE, encoded by the coding sequence ATGGAGATGATCAAGCTGGCAGCCGACGATATTTTTGACGGGAGGCGTTTCCTTGGGCCGGACCGGGTGTTGATACTGGATGGTTTGGGAACGGTATCCGCCGTGGTGCCGCGTTCCTGGGCGGGGGATGATATCCGGCAGCTGGAAGGGTGGCTTTGCCCGGGTTTTATCAATACCCATTGCCACCTGGAGCTGTCGCATATGAAAGGGGTTATTCCGGAGCATACCGGCCTCCCGGTGTTTCTGACCACCGTCATGGAACAGCGGCTGCCGCCGGGACCGGACGTTTTGCAGCAGGCCATTACCGATGCCGGGAACGCCATGCAGGCGGAGGGCATCGTGGCCGTAGGGGATATTTGCAATACCGCCGCCACCCTGCCCTACAAGCTCGGCTCCCCCATCCGCTGGCACAATTTTATTGAATGCATGGGTTTCGTGGATGCCACTGCCCCCCAGCGCCTGGAGCACTCCGCCACCGTGTACGCCCAGTTCCGTTCGCAAAACCTCCCGGCTTCCCTCGTACCACATGCGCCTTATTCCGTTTCGCCTACCCTGTTCCGCATGATCGCGGCCAAGGAAAACAATACCCCGCTGACCATCCACAATCAGGAGTGCGCGGCGGAAGATGAACTGTACCGCCGGAAAGCAGGGCCTTTCCTGGAGTTTTACCGGCATTTCGGCATTCATCCCGATGGCTTTGAGGCCACGGGCAAAAGCAGCCTGCAAAGCTTTTTCCCGTATTTTAAAGACAGCGGCAACCTGCTGCTCGTGCATAATACCTATACTTCAGCGGAGGATATCCGTTTTGCAGCCCGGCCCGGCGTGTACTGGTGCCTCTGCCCCAACGCCAACAGCTATATTGAAAATCGTCTTCCGGATATTCCCGCGTTGCTGGAGAATGGTGCAACACTGACACTGGGCACCGACAGCCTTGCTTCCAATCATCAATTGTCTATCTGGGAAGAGATACAGGCCCTGCGCCGCCATTATCCTGCCATTCCCCTGTCTGACATCATGCAATGGGCCACCATCAATGGCGCCGAAGCACTGGGTTTTGCAGATACGCTCGGCAGCTTTGAAAAAGGTAAACGCCCGGGCATTGTACAGGTCCATGGCAACAAAGCAAAAGCATATACCATCTATGAATGA
- a CDS encoding DUF58 domain-containing protein, with protein sequence METSEILKKVRQLEIKTKGLTNHIFAGEYHSAFKGRGMSFSEVRDYHFGDDVRSIDWNVTARFNHPFVKVFEEERELTVMLLVDVSESESFGTARHSKRSLVTELCAVLAFSAIKNNDKVGVIFFSDGMEKYIPPKKGKSHILFIIRELLSFTPKRKGTNISETLRFFNNATKKRSIVFLLSDFFSGNYQDALNIASKRHDVVGVQVYDPRDKELPPVGMIKMTDGETGASQWVDTSDKKVREYYTQQFQQHAQYCRSAFLKSGAELISVRTDEDYVKVLQTFFLNRV encoded by the coding sequence ATGGAGACGTCAGAAATACTCAAAAAGGTCCGCCAGCTGGAAATCAAGACCAAAGGGCTGACCAATCACATTTTTGCCGGAGAGTACCACAGTGCCTTCAAAGGCCGGGGTATGTCCTTCAGCGAAGTGCGCGATTATCACTTCGGGGATGATGTACGTTCGATCGACTGGAATGTGACAGCGCGCTTCAATCATCCCTTTGTGAAAGTATTCGAGGAAGAACGGGAGCTGACCGTAATGCTGCTGGTGGATGTGAGCGAGAGCGAATCCTTCGGCACCGCCAGGCATTCCAAACGTAGCCTGGTCACAGAGCTTTGCGCCGTGCTGGCATTCTCCGCCATCAAGAACAACGATAAAGTGGGCGTGATCTTCTTCAGCGACGGGATGGAAAAATACATCCCGCCAAAAAAGGGCAAATCGCACATCCTTTTCATTATCCGCGAACTGTTATCTTTTACGCCTAAACGAAAAGGCACCAATATCTCCGAAACATTACGCTTCTTCAATAATGCCACCAAAAAACGCAGCATCGTGTTCCTGCTCAGTGATTTCTTTTCCGGCAATTACCAGGATGCGCTGAACATTGCTTCCAAGCGGCATGATGTGGTAGGCGTACAGGTGTATGATCCGCGGGATAAGGAATTGCCGCCGGTAGGCATGATAAAAATGACCGATGGCGAAACAGGCGCTTCGCAATGGGTGGATACCAGCGACAAGAAAGTTCGCGAGTACTATACACAGCAGTTCCAGCAACACGCACAGTATTGCCGGAGCGCTTTCCTGAAAAGCGGTGCAGAGCTGATCAGCGTTCGCACGGATGAAGATTACGTGAAAGTATTACAGACATTTTTCCTTAACAGGGTATAA
- the prfA gene encoding peptide chain release factor 1, which yields MIDKLDAIRGRYEQVELALTNPEIVKDNKQFSKLSKEFRQLEKIVKVYDAYRKLLDTIAFNKEVLESGDEEMRELAKEETESLAEQKEKMETDIRNLLIPKDPQDEKNAILEIRGGTGGDEASLFAGDLLRMYLRFCENKGWKTAIMNENPGAVGGYKEVVVEVTGDDVYGTLKFESGVHRVQRVPATEASGRVHTSAATVAVLPEAEDVDVEIRDADIKMDTFRSSGAGGQHVNKTESAVRLTHIPTGVVVECQEGRSQHSNRDIAMRMLRTRIYEAAVRKHEDAIASKRKSLVSTGDRSAKIRTYNYPQGRITDHRIGMTVYNMDTFMNGEIGEMIETLQFAENAEKMKSGDQMVM from the coding sequence ATGATAGATAAATTAGATGCCATCAGGGGAAGGTACGAACAGGTAGAGCTGGCGCTTACCAATCCCGAGATAGTAAAAGATAACAAACAGTTCAGCAAGCTGAGCAAAGAGTTCAGGCAGCTGGAAAAGATCGTGAAGGTATATGATGCCTATCGTAAGCTGCTGGATACCATTGCCTTTAACAAGGAAGTGCTGGAAAGCGGGGATGAGGAAATGCGGGAGTTGGCCAAGGAGGAAACCGAGTCCCTGGCGGAACAGAAAGAAAAGATGGAAACGGATATCCGCAACCTGCTGATCCCGAAAGACCCGCAGGACGAGAAGAACGCGATCCTGGAGATCCGCGGCGGCACCGGTGGTGATGAGGCGAGCCTTTTTGCAGGCGACCTCCTCCGCATGTACCTGCGCTTTTGCGAGAACAAAGGCTGGAAAACAGCCATCATGAACGAAAACCCCGGAGCCGTAGGCGGCTACAAGGAAGTAGTGGTGGAAGTGACCGGGGATGATGTGTATGGGACACTTAAATTCGAATCCGGCGTTCACCGCGTGCAGCGTGTTCCGGCCACGGAAGCATCCGGCCGGGTGCATACTTCGGCGGCTACAGTGGCCGTATTGCCCGAGGCGGAAGACGTGGACGTAGAGATCCGGGACGCCGATATCAAAATGGATACCTTCCGCTCCTCCGGTGCGGGCGGCCAGCACGTTAACAAAACGGAGTCGGCCGTACGGCTGACCCATATCCCTACCGGCGTTGTCGTGGAATGCCAGGAAGGCCGGAGCCAGCACTCCAACCGGGACATCGCCATGCGTATGCTGCGTACCCGCATCTACGAAGCGGCCGTGCGCAAACACGAAGACGCTATCGCTTCCAAGCGCAAAAGCCTCGTTTCCACAGGTGACCGCTCCGCCAAGATCCGTACCTATAACTACCCCCAGGGCCGTATTACCGATCACCGCATCGGCATGACGGTATATAATATGGATACCTTCATGAACGGGGAGATCGGGGAAATGATAGAAACCCTCCAGTTTGCCGAAAATGCTGAAAAGATGAAATCCGGCGATCAGATGGTAATGTAA
- the rsgA gene encoding ribosome small subunit-dependent GTPase A, producing the protein MAFSHETPQFVYLCPVQARIYRSTGSWYTAITATGEVFQARMKGIFKKNEDITSTNPIAVGDEVTIAIEEAEQGIAMITDIAERKNYIVRSSPQGKHKKHIVAANLDQAALVCTIKEPRTSQGFIDRFLVTAAAYHIPVVLIFNKKDVYKAKEMEKFEHWKAVYESIGYTVVLTAAHTGDGIDEIKALLKDKTTLISGHSGVGKSTLINQILPGLDLRTKNVSGWSGKGLHTTTFAEMFDLPGGGRLIDTPGIRELGIVDISRTELSHYFLDMQPYINDCQFNNCQHLDEPGCAVKEAVEAGELDMERYLSYVAIWHSIEENNY; encoded by the coding sequence ATGGCGTTTTCTCATGAAACGCCGCAATTCGTGTATCTTTGCCCCGTGCAAGCAAGGATATATAGATCCACCGGCAGTTGGTACACTGCTATAACCGCCACCGGCGAAGTTTTCCAGGCGCGAATGAAAGGTATTTTCAAGAAAAATGAAGATATCACGTCCACGAATCCCATTGCCGTGGGTGACGAGGTGACCATTGCCATTGAAGAAGCGGAACAGGGCATTGCCATGATAACGGACATCGCTGAACGAAAAAACTACATCGTCCGCAGCTCCCCGCAGGGCAAACACAAAAAACATATCGTTGCCGCCAATCTGGACCAGGCAGCACTGGTCTGCACCATAAAAGAGCCCCGCACGTCGCAGGGCTTCATCGACCGTTTCCTGGTAACGGCAGCCGCCTATCACATCCCTGTTGTACTGATCTTCAACAAAAAAGACGTGTACAAAGCAAAGGAAATGGAAAAGTTCGAGCATTGGAAAGCGGTGTACGAGAGCATCGGCTACACGGTAGTGCTCACTGCTGCCCATACCGGCGACGGCATCGATGAGATAAAAGCGCTGCTGAAAGACAAGACCACCCTCATCTCCGGGCATTCCGGCGTGGGGAAGTCCACCCTCATCAACCAAATATTGCCGGGGCTTGACCTCCGTACCAAAAATGTCAGCGGATGGAGCGGGAAGGGTTTGCATACCACCACTTTCGCGGAAATGTTCGACCTGCCGGGCGGGGGCAGACTGATCGATACTCCGGGCATCCGCGAACTGGGGATCGTGGATATTTCCCGTACCGAGCTGTCACATTACTTCCTGGACATGCAGCCCTATATCAACGACTGCCAGTTTAATAACTGTCAGCATCTGGATGAGCCGGGATGTGCGGTAAAAGAAGCGGTGGAAGCCGGTGAGCTGGATATGGAGCGCTACCTGAGTTATGTGGCCATCTGGCACAGTATCGAAGAGAATAATTATTAA
- a CDS encoding MerR family transcriptional regulator, which yields MMQQLDLFGGEPQQAPAKPASAAQPGKDKDGAVPAEPLPVKGKKRGRKSLKELAGDPHVIQELEKMTLDKQYYSISEVAGMFRVNTSLVRYWENEFDILQPKKNRKGDRLFRQEDIQNLKLIYHLLRERKYTIEGAKQKLREDKRVASRNFEMIKSLQKVRQFLTELKDQL from the coding sequence ATGATGCAGCAACTGGACTTATTTGGAGGCGAGCCGCAGCAGGCACCTGCAAAGCCTGCGTCAGCGGCGCAACCCGGAAAGGACAAAGATGGCGCTGTGCCCGCAGAACCCTTGCCCGTCAAGGGTAAAAAGCGTGGCCGCAAAAGTCTGAAAGAGCTTGCCGGTGATCCGCATGTGATCCAGGAACTGGAAAAAATGACGCTGGACAAGCAGTACTATTCCATCAGTGAAGTAGCCGGCATGTTCAGGGTCAACACTTCCCTGGTCAGGTATTGGGAGAACGAATTCGATATCCTGCAGCCGAAAAAGAACCGGAAGGGTGACCGGCTTTTCCGCCAGGAAGACATACAGAACCTTAAACTCATCTATCATCTGTTGCGCGAGCGCAAATACACAATTGAAGGCGCCAAGCAGAAGCTGCGGGAAGACAAAAGGGTAGCCTCCCGGAATTTTGAAATGATAAAGTCCCTCCAGAAAGTGCGGCAATTTTTAACGGAATTAAAAGATCAATTATAA
- a CDS encoding M23 family metallopeptidase, with product MKKIKYFYNTQTLKYEKLVVSARVKILRVLGFISAAIVTGILFLSVAYRFLDSPKEKMLRRDIDNMKEEYDALQGRLVELKGQLDELQHRDNEIYRVIFEAAPIPDSVRVGNVEKDAEIARLQSKPNEAIISATAGMLERLVNRVAVQEKSYIQIEDLIRNKQKMLASIPAIQPVSNKDLDRIASGFGYRIDPIYKTMKFHSGLDFTAPSGTPIYATGDGRVEEASLSDVGYGNHVVINHGYGYKSLYGHMVRIKAKRGQTVKRGDVIGWVGSTGKSTGPHCHYEVSKGGIKLDPVYFFYNDLTPEQFDRMLKIARSGNQSFD from the coding sequence ATGAAGAAGATCAAATATTTTTATAATACGCAGACGCTGAAGTATGAAAAGCTGGTGGTGTCTGCGCGGGTGAAGATCTTGAGGGTTCTGGGTTTTATTTCCGCGGCGATCGTTACCGGCATCCTTTTCCTCTCTGTAGCTTACCGTTTTCTGGACTCTCCCAAGGAAAAGATGCTCCGCCGGGATATTGACAATATGAAAGAGGAATATGACGCTTTGCAGGGCCGGCTGGTGGAATTGAAGGGGCAACTGGACGAGTTGCAGCACCGGGATAATGAGATATACCGGGTCATATTCGAGGCCGCACCGATCCCGGACAGTGTACGGGTTGGAAATGTGGAGAAAGATGCAGAGATCGCCCGGCTCCAGTCCAAACCGAATGAAGCGATCATCAGCGCTACCGCCGGGATGCTGGAGCGGTTGGTGAACAGGGTAGCCGTACAGGAGAAATCATATATCCAGATAGAAGACCTCATCCGGAACAAGCAAAAGATGCTGGCTTCCATTCCGGCCATCCAGCCGGTGTCCAATAAGGACCTGGACCGTATCGCCTCCGGATTCGGATATCGCATCGACCCTATTTACAAGACCATGAAGTTCCACAGCGGCCTTGATTTTACCGCGCCTTCCGGTACGCCTATCTATGCAACGGGAGACGGAAGAGTGGAAGAAGCCAGCCTCAGCGATGTGGGATATGGCAACCATGTGGTCATCAATCACGGGTATGGTTACAAATCCCTGTACGGACATATGGTCCGCATCAAAGCGAAACGGGGACAGACCGTGAAACGGGGAGATGTGATAGGATGGGTAGGCAGCACCGGCAAATCTACCGGTCCGCACTGCCATTACGAGGTAAGCAAGGGCGGTATCAAGCTGGACCCGGTTTACTTTTTTTACAACGATCTTACACCTGAACAATTCGACCGCATGCTGAAAATTGCCCGCTCCGGCAACCAGTCCTTCGATTAG
- a CDS encoding mechanosensitive ion channel family protein: MNELLNTDILGNSLRNYGIVTGIVLIVFFIRRFLSRNIASRLFRLIRHWSPQIAEHQFVELLLKPLEYFLLLTAFIMGSNHLVFPQELDLILYNRTGQPYTLQMLSQVVVKITFTCTVIWIVIRLIDFIALIIEKKASLAADRSDSQFIVFFRDFFKAIIFIIGAIALINILFGRELVEKLVAGLGIGAAALALAARESIENLIGSFIIFFDKPFRVGDSVKVDTFQGVVEKIGLRSTRIRTLDKTFVTVPNKKMVDSVLDNLSLRTQLRVVLKLELAPDTPSDKLMLVIKSLKDYLQSHRDVEKDFSVSLFDFGKDSFMLQVIYMTNILENAQYIKMREEVNLEAIRILESHGVRLAVKADAPAA; encoded by the coding sequence ATGAATGAACTACTGAATACGGACATTCTGGGCAACAGCCTCCGCAACTACGGCATTGTGACCGGCATCGTGCTGATCGTTTTCTTCATCCGCCGATTCCTCTCCAGGAATATCGCCTCCCGGCTTTTCCGGCTCATTCGCCACTGGTCGCCGCAGATAGCAGAACACCAATTTGTGGAACTGCTGCTGAAACCGCTGGAATACTTCCTGCTGCTGACGGCCTTTATCATGGGCAGCAACCACCTGGTATTCCCGCAGGAACTTGACCTTATACTCTACAACCGGACGGGGCAGCCCTACACCCTGCAAATGTTATCCCAGGTTGTCGTGAAGATCACCTTCACCTGTACCGTTATCTGGATCGTGATCAGGCTGATAGATTTCATTGCGCTGATCATCGAAAAGAAAGCCAGCCTGGCGGCAGACAGAAGCGATAGTCAGTTCATCGTATTCTTTCGCGATTTCTTCAAAGCCATCATCTTCATCATCGGCGCCATAGCGCTGATAAACATCCTGTTCGGGCGGGAGCTGGTGGAAAAGCTGGTTGCCGGCCTGGGCATTGGTGCGGCCGCCCTCGCCCTGGCTGCACGGGAAAGCATAGAAAATCTCATTGGTTCCTTCATTATTTTCTTCGATAAACCGTTTCGTGTAGGCGATAGCGTTAAAGTGGATACCTTTCAGGGCGTAGTGGAAAAGATCGGGCTGCGAAGCACCCGCATCCGCACACTGGATAAAACATTCGTAACGGTGCCCAATAAAAAGATGGTAGACAGTGTGCTGGATAACCTTTCCCTCCGCACCCAGCTGCGGGTTGTGCTGAAACTGGAACTGGCCCCTGACACGCCTTCGGACAAGCTGATGCTGGTTATCAAAAGCCTGAAGGATTACCTGCAAAGCCATCGGGACGTAGAGAAAGATTTCTCCGTAAGCCTTTTTGATTTCGGAAAGGATTCATTCATGCTGCAGGTCATCTATATGACGAACATCCTGGAAAACGCCCAATATATAAAAATGCGGGAAGAGGTGAACCTGGAAGCGATCCGGATACTGGAAAGCCATGGGGTGCGGCTGGCGGTCAAAGCGGATGCTCCTGCCGCGTAA